Proteins encoded together in one Synechococcus sp. BL107 window:
- a CDS encoding TM0106 family RecB-like putative nuclease produces the protein MPVRLITPSQLSMFSISPVIGAWWQELEARKLFDETKPAVSELDQQLFADGLRHEQVLLNKLEKEGHSIARLPGKQTEADYAATQAAMAEGFDFIHQASICHGGMRGSADLLRKIEQPSALGNWSYIPIECKLASKPKTTFLVQASAYCELLTPLLGYRPNQFELYLGGGKFQRYATDQFWAWYQLLRQRFAAFQESFDPSQVPENAPGDHGGWTAFINERLEQQRDLMLVAGMRQSQRQKLRSEGISTIEQLAALPAGSSVKGLSGETLHELRQQAELQLTPVDANGRPAYRLRPLVEGKGLGALPAADPGDIWFDMEGIQDSVAGTKLEYLFGACYRDSPEGKPRFKGWWAHNEKEEKNAFEGWVDWVEARRRSHPGLHVHHYAAYEKTAMRRLAQQHATREAEIDAWLRSGLLVDLLPVVTSAIVLGEPSYSIKKVEHLYMEQRQAGVTNAGDSVVAYLHWQLSGEPELPGEAPKASPKLQAIEDYNREDCESTVYLHDWLLKLRREQGLPEQPLQLPLDEADQEPREPQPLELLSQQLLEEIPDHLADEGALGPRGMSWRAQRLLAQLLPFHHREAKVGWWAYFDRRTKAELSPAELIDDGEAIADAQWVGMDERPSARTGADIHHFRFDPSQPLKLHAGAGDSRLTVELPATGLKLDVDALDAERGTLSLKLPWSKRDQRLANGDGEGIPKDATSVIKVPADISKSLRERLEEQAMAWVHEHQPIPPAILQLLERHPLPALQELNAAIAGDPNAVADALAGFLKEHSGISLALQGPPGTGKTTVTGQVIAQLVASGQRVAISSNGHAAINNLLKKARSTCSASGVAGEVVKCSNSKEDALTTEGISVVKPGQLSDAMAVVGGTTWMFCKEELADQFDWLVVDEAGQMSLANLLVMARCARSILLVGDQQQLAQPSQADHPGDSGQSCLEYWMEGASVVPSDRGVFLSTSWRMEPSLTAMVSALFYEGRLKASSANCRNRIEWAKPCQSSCGQLYPGQGLLFDPVEHSGNSVCSEEEINRIEDLVDALLGDYYQHAKAGGIAEGKLTPDKILVTAPYNVQVNRLQQRLNGKARVGTVDKFQGQEAPVAIHSLTASSGDEAPRGLSFLLEPNRLNVAISRAQCLSIVVGSPSLASGIANTVAEAEQINRLCRIATSVSPIQGMARATTGSEIDNRNTEPDLLFQSSVPI, from the coding sequence ATGCCCGTCCGCTTGATCACACCGAGCCAGCTATCGATGTTTTCGATCAGCCCGGTGATCGGCGCGTGGTGGCAGGAGCTGGAAGCGCGCAAGCTGTTTGATGAGACCAAGCCAGCGGTGAGTGAGCTGGATCAGCAACTGTTTGCCGACGGCCTGCGCCATGAGCAGGTGTTACTTAACAAGCTGGAAAAGGAGGGCCACAGCATTGCCCGGCTCCCCGGCAAACAAACCGAAGCCGACTACGCCGCCACCCAGGCTGCGATGGCGGAGGGGTTCGACTTCATCCATCAAGCATCTATTTGCCACGGCGGCATGCGCGGCAGTGCTGATCTGTTGCGCAAGATCGAGCAGCCATCGGCCCTGGGCAATTGGAGCTACATCCCGATTGAATGCAAGCTGGCGAGTAAGCCCAAAACCACCTTCCTGGTTCAAGCGTCGGCCTACTGCGAACTGCTCACTCCGCTGCTGGGGTATCGCCCCAATCAGTTCGAGCTCTATCTCGGCGGTGGCAAGTTTCAGCGCTACGCCACCGATCAATTCTGGGCCTGGTATCAACTGCTGCGTCAACGCTTTGCGGCGTTTCAAGAGAGTTTTGACCCCAGCCAAGTGCCGGAGAATGCCCCTGGTGATCACGGCGGCTGGACGGCATTCATCAACGAACGGCTCGAGCAGCAGCGCGATCTGATGCTTGTGGCGGGCATGCGCCAGAGCCAACGCCAGAAACTACGCTCCGAAGGCATCAGCACGATCGAACAGCTGGCGGCCTTGCCGGCTGGCAGCAGTGTGAAAGGGCTGTCTGGCGAGACCTTGCATGAGCTGCGTCAGCAGGCGGAATTGCAGCTCACGCCTGTGGATGCCAACGGCCGGCCGGCCTATCGGCTTCGGCCGCTGGTGGAGGGCAAAGGATTGGGAGCACTGCCGGCAGCGGATCCCGGCGACATCTGGTTCGACATGGAGGGCATCCAGGATTCCGTTGCGGGAACCAAGCTCGAATACCTCTTCGGCGCTTGCTACCGCGACAGCCCGGAGGGCAAACCCCGCTTCAAAGGCTGGTGGGCCCACAACGAAAAGGAAGAGAAAAACGCCTTTGAAGGCTGGGTGGATTGGGTGGAAGCGCGGCGGCGGAGCCATCCCGGCCTGCACGTCCACCACTACGCGGCCTACGAAAAAACAGCGATGCGGCGGCTGGCGCAGCAGCATGCCACGCGGGAAGCGGAGATCGACGCTTGGCTACGCAGCGGCCTACTGGTGGACCTACTGCCGGTGGTGACCAGCGCGATCGTTCTGGGTGAGCCGAGTTACTCGATCAAGAAGGTGGAGCACCTTTATATGGAGCAACGCCAAGCGGGGGTGACCAACGCCGGCGATTCGGTGGTGGCTTACCTGCACTGGCAGCTCTCCGGCGAGCCGGAGTTACCCGGTGAAGCACCTAAAGCCAGCCCGAAGCTGCAGGCGATTGAGGACTACAACCGCGAAGACTGTGAAAGCACGGTGTACCTGCACGACTGGCTGCTGAAGCTCAGGCGTGAGCAAGGCCTGCCGGAACAGCCCCTGCAGCTGCCTCTGGATGAGGCTGATCAGGAGCCCCGGGAACCACAACCCCTCGAGCTGCTCAGCCAACAGCTGCTCGAAGAGATTCCCGACCACCTGGCAGATGAGGGTGCACTGGGGCCACGCGGGATGAGCTGGCGGGCCCAAAGGCTGCTGGCTCAGCTGCTTCCCTTCCATCACCGCGAAGCCAAGGTGGGCTGGTGGGCCTATTTCGATCGCCGGACCAAGGCCGAACTCAGCCCAGCGGAGCTGATCGACGACGGCGAAGCGATCGCCGACGCCCAATGGGTGGGGATGGACGAACGACCCAGTGCCCGCACCGGCGCCGACATCCACCACTTCCGCTTTGACCCCAGCCAACCGCTGAAATTGCATGCCGGTGCTGGCGACAGTCGGCTGACGGTGGAACTGCCCGCCACCGGCCTGAAGCTGGATGTGGATGCGCTCGATGCCGAACGGGGAACGCTGAGCCTGAAGCTGCCCTGGAGCAAACGCGATCAACGCCTCGCCAATGGCGACGGCGAAGGCATCCCCAAAGACGCCACCTCGGTGATCAAGGTGCCGGCCGACATCAGCAAGAGCCTGCGCGAACGGCTGGAGGAGCAGGCCATGGCGTGGGTGCACGAGCACCAGCCGATCCCACCGGCAATCCTGCAACTGCTGGAACGGCACCCGTTGCCAGCACTACAAGAGCTCAATGCAGCGATTGCCGGAGATCCCAACGCCGTTGCCGATGCCCTGGCGGGGTTTCTGAAGGAGCACTCAGGCATCAGTCTGGCGCTGCAGGGCCCTCCTGGGACGGGAAAAACCACCGTCACGGGCCAGGTGATTGCCCAACTGGTGGCATCAGGCCAACGGGTGGCGATCAGCTCGAACGGCCACGCCGCTATCAACAACCTTCTCAAGAAAGCCAGGAGCACCTGCAGCGCTTCGGGGGTGGCGGGCGAGGTGGTGAAGTGCAGCAACAGCAAGGAAGACGCGCTGACAACCGAAGGCATCAGCGTGGTTAAGCCCGGTCAACTCAGCGATGCCATGGCGGTGGTGGGCGGCACCACTTGGATGTTCTGCAAAGAGGAGCTGGCGGATCAGTTCGATTGGCTGGTTGTGGATGAGGCGGGGCAGATGTCGCTCGCCAATCTGTTGGTGATGGCACGTTGTGCCCGCTCGATCTTGCTGGTGGGCGATCAACAGCAATTGGCCCAGCCCTCCCAGGCCGATCATCCAGGGGATTCAGGTCAGAGCTGCCTGGAGTATTGGATGGAGGGGGCCTCGGTGGTGCCAAGCGATCGCGGCGTGTTTCTCTCCACCAGCTGGCGGATGGAACCAAGCCTCACCGCAATGGTGAGTGCGCTGTTTTATGAGGGCCGGCTGAAGGCCAGCTCCGCCAATTGCAGAAATCGCATCGAATGGGCCAAACCCTGCCAAAGCAGTTGCGGACAGCTATACCCAGGGCAAGGCCTGCTGTTTGATCCGGTGGAGCACAGCGGCAACAGCGTCTGCAGCGAGGAAGAAATCAACCGAATCGAAGATCTTGTCGATGCCCTACTAGGGGACTACTACCAACACGCCAAAGCCGGCGGCATCGCAGAAGGCAAGCTGACGCCAGACAAAATCCTGGTGACGGCGCCCTACAACGTGCAGGTGAACCGGCTGCAGCAACGGCTGAATGGCAAAGCCCGGGTGGGCACGGTGGACAAGTTCCAAGGCCAGGAGGCCCCCGTTGCCATCCACTCGCTCACGGCGAGCAGTGGTGATGAAGCACCACGGGGGCTGAGCTTTCTGCTGGAACCCAACCGCTTGAACGTGGCGATCAGCCGGGCCCAATGCCTCTCGATCGTGGTGGGTTCACCCAGCCTGGCCAGCGGTATCGCCAACACGGTGGCGGAGGCCGAGCAGATCAATCGTCTTTGCCGAATTGCCACCTCTGTCTCCCCCATTCAGGGGATGGCAAGAGCCACAACTGGATCTGAAATAGACAACAGGAACACAGAACCTGATTTGCTCTTTCAGAGCTCAGTGCCGATATGA
- a CDS encoding HD domain-containing protein → MTITPRYGEALLWTEALHRKQRRKGKTVPYISHLISVSALVWEDGGDEDQAIAALLHDAIEDADQTHASITKRFGEAVADIVRDCTDTSPDAAFGEKEPWLLRKTRYLASLQKKPLTSLLVTAADKAHNAGDMVMDARKHPAMWSKFNAGLEGSAWYLLRMHQELVDRLPESRSVQKLEEAVQEILSSAVYQELVPQGQPTEAWTQSYPERHQS, encoded by the coding sequence ATGACAATCACTCCCCGTTACGGGGAAGCACTGCTCTGGACAGAGGCGTTGCATCGCAAACAACGGCGCAAAGGAAAAACTGTTCCCTACATCTCCCATCTGATCAGCGTTAGCGCGTTGGTGTGGGAAGACGGTGGCGATGAAGATCAGGCGATCGCTGCGCTGCTGCACGACGCCATCGAAGACGCTGACCAAACCCATGCTTCGATCACCAAGCGCTTTGGGGAGGCGGTGGCCGACATCGTGCGGGACTGCACCGACACAAGCCCTGATGCTGCATTTGGAGAAAAAGAACCCTGGCTGCTGCGTAAGACCCGCTATTTGGCGTCGTTACAGAAGAAACCATTGACATCCCTTCTCGTGACAGCGGCCGACAAGGCCCACAACGCTGGCGACATGGTGATGGATGCCCGCAAACATCCAGCGATGTGGAGCAAATTCAATGCTGGCCTGGAGGGTTCCGCTTGGTATTTACTGCGGATGCATCAGGAACTGGTGGATCGGCTACCTGAGAGCCGGTCGGTGCAAAAGCTGGAAGAAGCGGTGCAAGAAATTCTGTCCAGCGCGGTTTACCAAGAGTTGGTGCCTCAAGGCCAACCAACAGAAGCTTGGACGCAGAGTTATCCAGAGCGCCATCAGAGCTAA
- a CDS encoding DUF4336 domain-containing protein, with protein MASDLSATEGISPADQRWPWWPLLPLYPYGKRATHVEELIPGQVWSFEQLQGVYYVAVPIRLTVVKVTGGLMLINPLPPTVELCAAIKELEAEHGPVCTIVLPTASGLEHKLPLSALARAFPKSELWVCPGQWSFPVQLPLSWLGIPSSRTRILLEDGVPHPDVCDWISLGPLDLGVGRFQEISCLHRPSAALVVTDALVGIAANPPAIFDRDPTPLLFHSRERGDEPLADSLEARRRGWARLVLFASYLRPEPLVVPSFADVLRHAMKPGLRSARAHFGLYPFQWEPDWRSAANALMGEQEPHLQVAPVLERLVLPRARATLLAWLDQLSQRSELCWLVPAHYSAPLSFTPERIQELRGQLTQRDWAPSTGSWEFLGSIDQQLLDLGVVPKQI; from the coding sequence ATGGCAAGCGATCTGAGTGCAACTGAGGGCATCTCGCCAGCTGATCAACGCTGGCCTTGGTGGCCGCTGCTGCCGTTGTACCCCTACGGCAAGCGAGCCACCCATGTTGAAGAGCTGATCCCCGGACAGGTGTGGAGCTTTGAGCAGCTCCAAGGCGTTTATTACGTGGCCGTGCCGATCCGACTCACCGTGGTGAAGGTAACCGGTGGCTTGATGTTGATCAACCCGTTGCCGCCCACGGTTGAGTTATGCGCCGCGATCAAAGAACTCGAAGCCGAGCATGGCCCCGTCTGCACGATCGTGCTGCCCACCGCTTCTGGTTTGGAGCACAAATTGCCGTTGTCGGCGCTGGCGCGTGCGTTCCCAAAGTCCGAGCTTTGGGTGTGCCCCGGGCAGTGGAGTTTTCCGGTGCAACTTCCGCTGAGTTGGCTTGGCATTCCGTCTAGTCGGACCCGGATATTGCTTGAAGATGGCGTTCCCCATCCCGACGTTTGCGACTGGATTTCGCTGGGTCCACTGGACCTCGGCGTGGGTCGCTTTCAGGAGATCAGTTGTTTGCATCGCCCGTCCGCTGCCCTAGTGGTGACGGATGCCTTGGTTGGCATCGCGGCCAACCCCCCCGCCATTTTTGATCGAGATCCAACCCCCTTGTTGTTTCATTCCCGCGAGCGGGGCGATGAACCTTTGGCCGACAGCCTGGAGGCCCGTCGCCGGGGCTGGGCTCGGTTGGTGTTGTTTGCGTCCTATTTGAGGCCCGAACCCTTGGTGGTTCCCTCGTTTGCGGATGTTTTACGGCATGCGATGAAGCCTGGCTTGCGCTCCGCCCGTGCCCATTTCGGCCTCTATCCGTTCCAGTGGGAGCCCGATTGGCGTTCGGCCGCCAATGCGTTGATGGGAGAGCAGGAGCCCCACCTCCAGGTGGCGCCGGTGCTTGAGCGTTTGGTGCTGCCGCGGGCTCGGGCCACGCTTTTGGCCTGGTTAGATCAACTGTCGCAACGCTCTGAACTTTGCTGGCTGGTGCCCGCCCACTACAGCGCTCCGCTCAGTTTCACCCCTGAGCGCATCCAGGAACTACGCGGCCAATTAACCCAACGAGATTGGGCTCCCAGCACCGGTAGTTGGGAATTTCTGGGTTCGATTGATCAACAACTCCTTGATTTAGGGGTTGTTCCAAAACAGATCTAG
- a CDS encoding 16S rRNA (uracil(1498)-N(3))-methyltransferase yields the protein MNIILLSSKDHWLDDHSVLLRDQRAIHICDVLKSTVGDQLRVGLRDGLQGQGEVTSIQDGAVQLSVELHDSPPPRHHFDLVLALPRPKMLRRIFRAVAEFGVQNLYLINSARVEKSYWQSPLLQVDAIDQALVAGMERSRDTIAPRVHLCPRFRPFVEDQLIQICAGRPCWIADMEAPIALSDCSSTPAVVMIGPEGGFVPFEIQLAETTIAQRINLGTRILSVDTALTTVLAQALPGSNEL from the coding sequence ATGAATATCATTCTGCTCTCATCTAAGGATCACTGGCTGGATGATCATTCAGTGTTACTTCGTGATCAACGTGCCATCCATATTTGCGATGTTTTGAAATCAACTGTGGGGGACCAACTGCGTGTTGGTTTGAGAGATGGCCTGCAAGGCCAAGGCGAGGTGACATCGATCCAGGATGGTGCGGTGCAATTAAGCGTTGAACTCCACGATTCACCCCCACCTCGCCATCATTTTGATCTTGTTTTAGCCCTGCCTCGGCCCAAAATGTTGCGCCGAATTTTTCGCGCTGTTGCTGAATTTGGTGTCCAAAATCTCTACCTAATCAACAGCGCCAGGGTGGAAAAAAGTTATTGGCAGAGTCCGTTATTACAAGTCGATGCAATTGATCAAGCCTTGGTCGCTGGTATGGAACGGTCGCGGGATACCATCGCGCCGCGTGTTCATTTGTGCCCCCGATTTCGACCGTTTGTGGAAGACCAACTCATTCAGATTTGTGCAGGACGCCCCTGTTGGATTGCTGATATGGAGGCCCCAATCGCCCTATCGGATTGCTCTTCAACCCCAGCGGTGGTGATGATCGGGCCGGAGGGTGGTTTTGTTCCGTTTGAAATCCAATTGGCGGAAACAACGATCGCCCAACGCATCAATCTCGGCACTCGAATTTTGAGCGTTGATACGGCCCTTACAACCGTTCTTGCCCAAGCGCTCCCAGGTTCAAACGAGCTTTGA
- a CDS encoding DUF760 domain-containing protein — protein sequence MFNPEFLATDNSDGQAGNSLIQYLQDQSPDTLQRVAKSASNDIQDIIRHNVQGLLGVLPGEHFEVKVTANRDNLANMLASAMMTGYFLRQMEQRKELEETLFADEQMAVDDDELNL from the coding sequence ATGTTTAACCCCGAGTTCCTGGCCACAGACAACAGTGACGGACAAGCGGGAAACAGCCTGATTCAGTATCTGCAGGATCAGTCTCCCGACACCCTTCAACGTGTCGCGAAATCAGCCAGCAACGATATTCAAGACATCATTCGGCACAACGTTCAAGGGTTGTTGGGTGTGTTGCCCGGTGAGCACTTTGAAGTGAAGGTGACGGCCAATCGCGACAACCTCGCGAACATGCTGGCCTCCGCAATGATGACTGGGTATTTCTTGCGTCAAATGGAGCAGCGCAAGGAGTTGGAAGAAACCCTGTTCGCTGATGAGCAAATGGCCGTCGACGACGACGAACTCAATCTTTGA
- the lepB gene encoding signal peptidase I produces the protein MTNPTPPSNTDQNKGFWRSLILWAVLALLLRWYVLEPRWIPSGSMLPTLQLQDRILVEKVRPRVQRIQHNHLHRNDVVVFEPPEALIASGYDAKAALIKRLVGLPGDVVAVEGGVLIRNGEPVNEPWLSERMDYAMAAITVPEDQLWVMGDNRNASLDSHLWGTLPEQNVIGTAIWRYWPLRRFGPIRLSPTSDRG, from the coding sequence ATGACCAATCCCACGCCTCCTTCCAACACTGATCAGAACAAAGGCTTCTGGCGCAGCTTGATTCTCTGGGCCGTTCTTGCCCTGTTGTTGCGGTGGTATGTGCTCGAACCCCGCTGGATCCCATCCGGATCGATGTTGCCCACGCTGCAGTTGCAAGATCGAATCCTGGTGGAGAAAGTGCGTCCACGCGTTCAGCGGATTCAACACAACCACCTGCATCGCAATGATGTGGTGGTGTTCGAACCGCCCGAGGCCTTGATTGCTTCGGGCTACGACGCCAAAGCGGCTTTGATCAAGCGTTTGGTGGGCCTCCCTGGAGATGTCGTGGCCGTTGAGGGGGGCGTGCTGATCCGCAATGGAGAGCCCGTCAATGAACCGTGGCTGTCGGAACGCATGGATTACGCCATGGCAGCGATCACCGTGCCGGAGGATCAGCTTTGGGTCATGGGAGACAACCGCAATGCCAGCCTGGATTCCCATCTGTGGGGAACGCTGCCGGAACAGAACGTGATCGGTACCGCGATTTGGCGGTACTGGCCGCTTCGACGGTTCGGTCCGATACGGTTGTCCCCCACCTCAGATCGCGGTTGA
- the menD gene encoding 2-succinyl-5-enolpyruvyl-6-hydroxy-3-cyclohexene-1-carboxylic-acid synthase, whose protein sequence is MKGLIELGLRRLVLCPGSRSGSLATAAGLLASSGQLQLNTAIDERSAAFLALGLATAGGTGVAVVTTSGTAVANLLPAVIEADRSCQPLLVITADRPIRLKACGANQTVNQEHFLRPACRWFGDGAPEGLHAMASPAVLELAAQAWSQAHGSNQAVDQAAAGPVHLNLPVEEPIHAALAEHQPLLDAVLAHDEALLFPLRPSTTQSHRDVPRLDPSRPGVVIAGPWRGLSQDLSVYQQAVRAWLVCSGWPLLADPLAALPVDLPGRLHHWDLQLEQLTSPEPLQVLRLGPLPASRRLEVWLQRNSGDQVLITEGEPRYLDPLGLAKQWSGGLAAWCSAQPLDQASRPLSADHSAWLRRDQGLGLWLEEQLVPEGPVSEPALAFQLADLLPPGLPVMLAASSPVRDWLTWSGRAGSNRRCFSFRGASGIDGTLSLAMGLALETGPMLLVTGDLALLHDSNGWLHGQSDGPPLVVLLIDNGGGGIFQQLPIEQDSPQRFDALFAMPQRVNPIALAAAHGVPGRSIAAIDDLPEALSWALAQQGPVLLRVCTDRHADAAFRRKLRLAAQNVEPGV, encoded by the coding sequence TTGAAGGGCTTGATCGAGCTTGGTCTGCGCCGTTTGGTGCTCTGTCCTGGGAGTCGTTCTGGATCGTTAGCGACAGCAGCTGGTTTGCTGGCGTCGTCTGGGCAGCTTCAGCTCAACACTGCCATTGATGAACGGTCGGCAGCATTTTTGGCATTGGGGCTGGCTACCGCTGGTGGCACCGGCGTGGCTGTGGTGACCACCTCGGGAACGGCGGTCGCCAATCTGCTGCCCGCGGTGATTGAAGCTGATCGGTCCTGTCAACCGTTGCTCGTTATCACCGCTGATCGTCCGATCCGACTCAAGGCGTGTGGCGCCAATCAAACGGTGAATCAGGAGCACTTTTTGCGTCCCGCCTGTCGTTGGTTTGGCGATGGTGCCCCTGAGGGGTTGCATGCCATGGCCTCCCCTGCCGTGCTTGAGCTTGCGGCTCAGGCCTGGAGCCAGGCCCACGGGTCGAATCAAGCGGTAGATCAAGCGGCAGCGGGCCCCGTGCATCTCAACCTTCCCGTGGAGGAACCGATCCATGCAGCGCTGGCAGAGCATCAGCCACTGCTGGATGCCGTCTTAGCCCACGACGAAGCATTGCTTTTCCCCCTCCGGCCGTCGACGACCCAATCCCATCGCGATGTCCCCCGATTGGATCCATCGCGGCCCGGTGTCGTCATTGCTGGCCCATGGCGTGGTCTGTCTCAAGATCTCTCCGTTTATCAGCAGGCCGTTCGCGCTTGGTTGGTGTGCAGCGGCTGGCCTCTTTTGGCCGATCCCTTGGCTGCTTTGCCCGTCGACCTGCCAGGACGATTGCACCATTGGGACCTACAGCTCGAGCAGCTCACCAGCCCTGAGCCCTTGCAGGTGTTGCGGCTGGGCCCGTTGCCCGCGAGCCGACGTTTAGAGGTCTGGCTCCAGCGCAACTCAGGTGATCAAGTGCTGATCACAGAGGGGGAGCCGCGCTACTTGGATCCCCTGGGGTTGGCCAAGCAGTGGAGCGGTGGACTCGCGGCGTGGTGTTCTGCGCAGCCGTTGGATCAAGCTTCGCGGCCACTATCTGCAGACCACTCGGCTTGGTTGCGGCGCGACCAGGGTTTGGGTCTTTGGCTGGAAGAACAGTTGGTGCCCGAGGGTCCCGTTTCTGAACCCGCCTTGGCGTTTCAACTGGCAGACCTGTTGCCGCCTGGCCTTCCGGTGATGCTTGCCGCCAGTTCTCCCGTGCGCGATTGGCTCACCTGGAGCGGCCGGGCCGGAAGCAACCGCCGCTGTTTCAGCTTTCGCGGGGCCTCTGGCATCGATGGCACCTTGTCGTTGGCCATGGGACTCGCCCTTGAAACGGGTCCGATGCTCCTGGTTACGGGCGATTTAGCCTTACTTCACGACAGCAACGGTTGGTTGCACGGCCAATCGGATGGCCCGCCATTGGTGGTGCTGCTGATCGATAACGGTGGGGGGGGCATCTTCCAGCAACTCCCGATTGAACAAGATTCGCCACAGCGGTTTGATGCGTTGTTTGCCATGCCCCAGCGGGTGAATCCCATCGCCCTGGCGGCGGCCCACGGTGTGCCAGGTCGCTCCATCGCAGCGATCGACGATCTGCCTGAGGCGCTCTCCTGGGCCTTGGCTCAGCAAGGTCCGGTGTTGCTGCGGGTGTGCACGGATCGCCATGCCGATGCTGCATTTCGCCGCAAGCTTCGTTTGGCTGCCCAGAATGTTGAGCCTGGGGTTTAG
- the menB gene encoding 1,4-dihydroxy-2-naphthoyl-CoA synthase: protein MAESQQVLPGASLTEWQPWGTYQDILVDRSAEGIARVAINRPAKRNAFRPQTVNELCDAFTRIRDDRAIGVVLFTGVGPAEDGAYAFCSGGDQSVRGDGGYVGDDGLPRLNVLDLQRIIRSLPKVVVALVAGYAMGGGQVLHLLCDLSLAADNAVFGQTGPKVGSFDGGFGAGYLARVVGQRKAREIWFLCRRYGAKDALEMGLVNAVVPLEELEAEGVRWAREVMQHSPTAIRCLKAAFNAETDGLAGLQELAGNATHLFYRTDEAMEGRDAFLEKRPPDFGQTGWLP from the coding sequence ATGGCCGAATCGCAACAGGTTCTACCCGGGGCGTCGTTGACCGAATGGCAGCCGTGGGGCACCTACCAAGACATCTTGGTGGACCGCTCCGCGGAAGGGATTGCCCGGGTCGCGATCAATCGCCCCGCCAAGCGCAATGCCTTCCGCCCTCAGACGGTGAATGAGCTCTGTGATGCGTTCACCCGCATCCGCGATGACCGGGCCATCGGTGTGGTGCTGTTCACAGGGGTTGGTCCGGCTGAGGATGGCGCTTATGCCTTTTGCTCTGGCGGTGACCAGAGCGTGCGTGGCGATGGTGGTTACGTCGGTGACGATGGCCTTCCGAGGCTGAACGTCTTGGATTTGCAGCGGATCATTCGCAGCCTGCCCAAGGTGGTGGTCGCTCTGGTGGCGGGGTATGCCATGGGTGGTGGACAGGTGCTTCATCTGCTGTGCGATCTCAGCCTGGCGGCCGACAACGCCGTTTTTGGCCAAACCGGCCCAAAGGTTGGCAGTTTTGATGGGGGGTTTGGTGCTGGTTATTTGGCCCGGGTGGTCGGTCAGCGCAAAGCCCGGGAAATTTGGTTTCTGTGTCGGCGCTATGGCGCCAAGGACGCCTTGGAGATGGGTTTGGTGAATGCTGTGGTGCCCCTCGAAGAGCTCGAAGCGGAGGGGGTGCGCTGGGCTCGGGAGGTGATGCAACACAGCCCGACGGCGATTCGGTGTTTGAAGGCCGCCTTCAACGCCGAAACCGATGGCCTGGCTGGCCTTCAGGAATTGGCCGGCAATGCCACCCACCTCTTCTATCGAACGGATGAGGCGATGGAAGGGCGCGATGCCTTTCTTGAAAAACGTCCTCCCGACTTCGGCCAAACGGGCTGGTTACCTTGA
- a CDS encoding L,D-transpeptidase has translation MIPSPLPEPIPLLQAASMDTVMAALVAVPKQLRQKPGLHVVMLRDRRRVLLLESGALRQAFPVAIGMPGWETPTGRFKVLEKIDNPVWVHPVSGDRVADQSSANPLGSHWIGFHRDCRGRDAHDGDQWITIKGCTSTGFHGTPHRWTVGRAVSHGCVRLLNENVSTLYGQVKLGTPVTVLP, from the coding sequence ATGATTCCGTCGCCATTGCCAGAGCCCATACCGCTGTTGCAGGCAGCGTCGATGGACACAGTGATGGCCGCGTTGGTGGCTGTGCCCAAGCAGCTGCGTCAAAAGCCAGGCCTTCACGTGGTGATGTTGCGCGACCGCCGTCGCGTGTTGCTGCTCGAGAGTGGCGCCTTGCGACAAGCGTTCCCTGTGGCCATTGGAATGCCCGGCTGGGAAACCCCCACCGGTCGCTTCAAGGTGTTGGAAAAAATCGACAACCCGGTGTGGGTGCATCCGGTGTCCGGTGATCGCGTTGCCGACCAGAGCAGTGCGAATCCCCTCGGCAGCCACTGGATTGGCTTTCACCGTGATTGCCGTGGCCGTGATGCCCATGACGGTGATCAATGGATCACGATTAAGGGCTGCACCAGCACTGGATTTCATGGAACACCCCACCGCTGGACGGTGGGTCGGGCGGTGTCCCACGGCTGTGTTCGTCTACTGAATGAAAATGTGAGCACCCTTTACGGCCAAGTGAAGCTGGGAACGCCAGTCACTGTGCTGCCTTGA